GGAATATAACGAGCCGTGGTCAATctaataaatcccataagcaatgaAAATAGATAGTCGGTCAAACATGAACCACTGTACACACCAGATCTGGAGTCAGGTGCCTCGGAGgattgcatatttttaattcgcgctttcatttgaaaataatattaaaatgtCCGGATAATATTTCCATAGGCTGAAAATAACTACACACCCTCTTTTACAGTATGAACTACACAGGTAAATGACCTGTGTCGTATGTaggttgtttttgtttgtcgAAGTGCGATCCCGTCTTATACAAATTGATGAGTTAAGTTTTGTACTGTAGAAACCTACGGAGGGTGGATATTCGAACTGCAGAAACAGGCTGAAAGTGGAGACACGAATGCACATTCGGTAATGATCATATTTCGCAAACTCTATTTTGCTACGATCTTTTGATATCAATGTATGATGATGATGTCGATATCGCTAATTTTTAACTCATGGAGACGTCTAATTATAATGAATAAAGACAATCATGATAATGATGATGGtagcaataataataataataattattattataatacaGAACAATTTAATGTTTGAATGATCTTAAAATTGCAATGCTTGATGCCATGATGCATGTATGAATTTAACATACATAGGTCAATATTGATGGAGCGTGAATTTTCTGCAATGTTTAGTTCATACGCCTCGATATTAATGCtgtttttattgtgttttatttgtattcgtATTTGCCTTCATTGTAGTGGAATTTTTAGGAGAATATTGTACTGAAGGCGGCCGTGATGGTTTTAATCCTTGCTGTAGCAGTGGTGTATTTCACGAAGAAGCGAAACGACACAGATGAACAAATCTCACTAAATTCTTCCTATGACTACATCATAAGTTAGTCAAATATTCATCATCTTAAATCTTACTGTGATTACAGACGAGAAAAATTTTtcaattaattattttcataaatcttTGCTTTATTGCTATCATATCTTTCCTAAATACTGATTTCTACAGGATTGTTATTGGAAGTGTTTTACACTCCATACGCTTTGATGTGTATGAAAAACAAAGCAATGTAAACGCCATTGAGTATACACCTTGAATATAAATCTTATCTTCTCCACTGATTCTCAGTGGGAGCAGGTTCAGCGGGGTGTGTTCTTGCGAACAGACTGTCTGGGAATCCGAAATCCTCAGTATTTATCGTAGAAGCCGGTGGTTCCGAActtgaaaatatcaatataagtATCCCATTATCCTGCTCCAATGTACAGCTATCAAAGGAAGACTGGATGTTTAGAAGCGTACCTCAGAAGAAGGCGTGTTTAGCCATGCGTGACAAGGtatattggtaccgtataagttttacattttaatgTGCATCATTACAAGTCTTCTTTGTAGATGACAACGTAACTGTTGACATGAATATATTGACAGATGCGACATAATGTTTCTCAGTTATTTTAAGTTCCATATAAGAAGTTTAGTTCATGTGAATACGTCACCAGAATAAAAGTGACGTGCAAgatatattgtagtaatatgtGAAACTCAGGGCTTCAACATTGAATTTCCGTTACCGTCCCAGCACTTACCGCGAAACGGGATATATTCGAAAAACGCGTGATGTTTGCCTGCAAGACAATGAAGcaggaaatatatatataatttttacataTTAAGCATGACTTTCTGCCGAGATGTCGATCTCGAGACTTACCGTTTGGATGCCCTAGCAACTACACAACCGTTATGTAATATAATTcccatttttaaaatcaatcaaattttcgctattgtttatatatgtacatgcaaagtttATTTTTCAGCGATGTGCCTGGCCACGTGGAAGAGTTCTTGGAGGAACAAGTAACTTGAACTTCATGCAATATGTTCGAGGCAGTCGTCATGACTACGATGCTTGGGCAAGAGAGGGGTGTACAGGATGGAGCTTTAGAGACGTTCTCCCATATTTCATTAAATCAGAAAATATTCAGATTCCAGAGCTTCAAAAGTCAGGTTGGTATTCAAACTGACAAGATACACTTTATCGCTTACATTTAATGCTCAATTTCGTGTGCAAACTAGTAAATAGGAATCGTTATGTCTAACCTAAAATTATTTGCTAACTGCACACCTATGCCACTTTTAAATCCAGTTCTGCATATTATTGATGCTTTTATGACGATTTCTACTCTGTTAATTCACTTGAAATCTTATCAAACTATCTGACAAGTCTGAATTCATTCTCGAATACATGATTCAtaattgacaactcaactgtatcaCACACGGGATGATGTCAGTGTCTCCATCGTCAACTATcgacatttatgtagcaatatccactatcacctgcacatggtgtttctttatctcaactgattggatatgcaagagcttgttctgagtatagtcagtttgtaaatcgaggcaagctattgacaaaaaagttgatggtacaggggtttcaacagcctcgattgaagtcatcatttcgcaaatggtcgttatagcaatctagttcgtcaatgcaacctatcattgggtcaaatactgtctgacgtgtttcatacggattgttaaggcgttcttggcacgctTATTTTCACTacgataactccgtttacctgataggGATATAGgtctcatggcgggtgtgaccggtcaacaggggatgcttactcctcctaggcaccggatccaatctctggtgtgttcaggggtcagtgtttgcccaactctctattttgtattgctgataggagttatgagattgatcactattcgttattttcacatgtcattGGATAATGCAGTCAACCATCtgaaatcaaatgaaatttacGATTGAAATAGACATTTCTATGGGCAACAAAGGAGGCATAGATACCATGAAAGGTTAACATagcgaatagtgatcaatctcataattgctttaaggaatacaaaatcgagCGTTATACAAATTACGGATTTACCATAGGGAGGGACAGCATTTCGCaatcatttcttgttttaatTCATCGTTAGATGATTCGAATGGACATGAttatattattttgaaatgctGTTTTTAACAGAAattaaacgaagtaatccgatTTTAATCATATTATTTAATACAATAAGCAAAAAAATTTTCGCGGCTACTTTATTTTGCGATTCAACTGTGGTAAACCTGTTCGCGGCGGGTGATTATCGCAATCAAGACATTTTCGAACATATGACAAACGAGCAAGGACTCGTTCTTGACGGGGAAAATTCATCATGATGTTTTCGGGAATTTCAGGAAATATCTTCGCACGAAAATAatagttggtttacagtaattCCAATCCGCATAAAATTAACGCTAATGTACCTGAATTTTGAGAAATCTTTAAGTTCCTGACCTGGATTCCAGTTTATTTTTTTCCAGGAAATTATGAATACTGACTATAATCTCATTCCAATAATGTGATTTTTTCATCTCAACGCTTCAAAACTCTCGATAATCATTTTTAGGTTTCAGAAAAAAAACATTGCTCATTTGCATTCGCAGCAATGTTAACGTTTCCCGAACTACGTAAAGTTGACAAATCCGTTATTATGTCGCCAACACCCACACTTTTGTCACATGATCATAACAATCACGTGACCCGATATTTATAGACATTCATTATAAAGGTCCTTAACGTTTTCTCTCCTAGTTTCACACACAATATCAGCAAACAATCCACATATATCACCTTTGCAAAGCCTTTATGTACATACGATCGACTCTTTAATCATGAACTATGCATATGTATAGAtgattcaaggtcacaatgtaatATCCAAATTACCAGAGCGCAGACTAAATATCAAAAATGtattatcaaatactaaaacaaatatcatttgACAAGATTTCGACAAATACATTCCACATATACAGTTTTAACACTTGCAAAGATAGAGAATAACAACAAAGTATTATTACATTTTCCTCACaatatagctacatgtatagaCCTGTACTCATAATGTACTTCTACATTACGACGCCATATGTTGCTAAGTGCACTGAGGTACAATTTGTGGGATTTATCGGGAAGCCTTAACCACGCTGCGTTACATTTACTTACagatgtttatattttgtatactaaTAGAATATCATGGAAAAGGAGGCTATTTGTCCTTCAGTGACGGGACTGCCACGCCCCTCAATAAGAATGTATATGCCCGAGCAATGGAGGAACTCGGATATCCCATCACAGATTGCAACGGGAAATCACAAATAGGTAAGACTCATGACGTTATTGGGCTGCATTgggttttaaatatatataaaattcgcTTTTAAATAGGATGAACTCGATTTTATGCAGAGCTGAAATATTACAGAATATTTAGGGAAATATCTGCAATTGACCGCTTATAGTAGATggtatcttttaatgttttcatcTACAATTAATAAACATGATGGAGAGATCGTGACTCAATGAGATAAGTATCATTTGATCATTTCAATTCTCTGAGCAACAAACAAACAGGTGAATGATGAATAGATCACCACTACTTGGTAAGGGAGTATTCTATTTTATACCGCTCTTGTCTTTCTTTATTGATGTagaattgaaatatatatgtaaactttCAATGAGGTTTTAAGATAAACACTTTGTACATTGTAAAAATTCATGACGTATTGACACTCCATTTTTAACTTCATGATTTGGTCTGATTGGAATACATTAAATCAATCCTAGGTTATTGCCCTTCTCAGGAAACAGTAAAGAATGGAGAGCGTTGTAGTACTGTTAAAGCCTTTCTAAGACCCGTCATGGGACGCAAAAACCTTCACGTATCCACGAATTCACATGTTACAAAGGTATCTACATAATTATATAGTAATAATTAAAACctttcattgaattatttttattacttaCTTTCTTAGTACATCTATATTGTATTTGTAATATCCaaatggtgtaaaagatatatGACATGGTTTGCACTTAGATTCTGATCAACGACAAGAAGGCAGTGGGTGTTACGTTTGTGAAAGATAACAGGAAGCACGTGATCATTGCAAACAAAGAAGTCATAGTCTCTGCGGGAGCAGTTAGCTCACCCCAGATCCTGATGCTTTCTGGAATAGGACCAAAAGATCATCTAAAATCAAATGGGGTATGACAAATAATGAGTTCGGTTTCAGTTGAAACCCGGACATATTTGCTTCAAGCAATtaaataattatgtatttcCTATTGCAAATGGAACGtctttcattgaaaataatgtgGTTTATAATTCCCGAAACTCCTTTCTTTTGCAAATATGCAtcatcaatgaaaggtgaagataacaaacagtgatcaatttcctGACTCCtctaaataatatataataggGAGGTGAGCAAAGatggaccactggatataccagaggtggggcaGGTGTAAACATCCACTGTTTACCAGTCACACCctcagtgagccctatattgtGATCacgtaaatggagtaatccgaaGTTAAAATGCATGTGCCAAAAATGATAccacaatcggtatgaaacatgtgaGACAACATTCGATCCaaatgtattggcaaactagatcaacataacgaccatagaatttgcgaaatactgaatTTGAACTCGGTTATTGAAACACCTGTAAcatcgatttgtttgtcagtaccaTGTCGCGATTTGAAACTGATcaaacgcagaacaagcttttgtgtatcgaatcagttaagatataTGCTagtaaacatcatatgcaggtgatgatggaatattgctgcataaatgaGGGACGTTTACGGtcgagaagttgaaatcatcccgtttaatttgtcattaagttgagttgttcattttccgttcaaatcagaagttatatatattgaaatgtaGCAAAGAATACCAGAAAACGTACTAGTGCGTTTTTTGTTTCAGAAATTTATGTCATGCATGGTGATTGATTCAAAGGTTTTAATTTAGATTCCAGTGATTGCTGATCTGCCTGTTGGAAATAATTTACAGGACCATATAATGACATTCATAGATTTCCATGACAATTCCTCAAGCGTGGCGAACATAGCTATGGCTTCGTCACCCTTAACCATTGTAAAATATTTAGCAACGAAGtcaggtaaatataaaattatatttgatCATAGAAAATAAGTGGCCAATGTTTTTGTAATGCTTGCATCATATTGTATTTGCCTTCATAATGAAAAATGGATTGTTTTCAAGACATGAGTTTGTTTGTGGTGCCAAACGTGAATTTCCCGATAATGTCTagattaattagaaaaaaatattgttttgatttttcgTCTACTGACCAACCTTCTTGGTTGATATTGGTAATGATTTACATATTCATTTATAGTGA
Above is a genomic segment from Ostrea edulis chromosome 3, xbOstEdul1.1, whole genome shotgun sequence containing:
- the LOC125674804 gene encoding alcohol dehydrogenase [acceptor]-like: MVLILAVAVVYFTKKRNDTDEQISLNSSYDYIIMGAGSAGCVLANRLSGNPKSSVFIVEAGGSELENINISIPLSCSNVQLSKEDWMFRSVPQKKACLAMRDKRCAWPRGRVLGGTSNLNFMQYVRGSRHDYDAWAREGCTGWSFRDVLPYFIKSENIQIPELQKSEYHGKGGYLSFSDGTATPLNKNVYARAMEELGYPITDCNGKSQIGYCPSQETVKNGERCSTVKAFLRPVMGRKNLHVSTNSHVTKILINDKKAVGVTFVKDNRKHVIIANKEVIVSAGAVSSPQILMLSGIGPKDHLKSNGIPVIADLPVGNNLQDHIMTFIDFHDNSSSVANIAMASSPLTIVKYLATKSGSLSKSHLEGTAFLTDDEKLPPHLQFHFYSFTYGPELTQQFIDNLNIDLKLQEGKEKEFQERVDKNIEAFIMLPILLHPKNKGTIRLQSDDPFDPPLIDPNYLDHPDDIKTFLRGVREGLRLGNTKAFQSIGASPQDPLEAYTPQCNDLQQDSDEYWLCRLRHYTYTVYHPTSTCRMGAKDDPTAVVNPELRVRGIQNLRVVDASVMRNVPSGNTNAPTIMIAEKAADMIRNIDSVKSIREKTGEL